The proteins below are encoded in one region of Effusibacillus dendaii:
- the thiE gene encoding thiamine phosphate synthase gives MATKSDFQLHLITDGIKQANELCNTVEKALQGGTDVIQLRYKSAAALDVYKLGKALLPIIHTYQAGLLINDRVDVALALQTTGVHLAGKSLPVAATKTIIGERMLLGCSVHSVEEARQAQAAGASYVTFGHIFPTKSKPGLPPQGTDALFQVVQSVSIPVLAIGGITAENIDLVLATGCAGIAVIGAISDDKDPQTAAGKLKARMNASPYRPKHAFIKK, from the coding sequence ATGGCGACAAAATCAGATTTTCAGCTTCATCTAATTACAGATGGAATCAAACAGGCAAACGAACTGTGCAACACGGTCGAAAAAGCGTTGCAAGGCGGAACGGATGTAATCCAGCTTCGCTACAAATCAGCCGCTGCGCTTGATGTCTACAAGCTGGGTAAAGCGTTGCTGCCTATCATCCATACATATCAAGCGGGTCTTCTCATTAACGATAGAGTAGACGTGGCGCTCGCGCTGCAGACAACCGGTGTCCATTTGGCCGGTAAAAGCCTGCCCGTCGCCGCTACAAAAACGATTATCGGAGAACGAATGCTGCTGGGCTGTTCCGTTCATTCGGTGGAAGAGGCGAGACAAGCCCAGGCGGCTGGAGCCAGTTATGTTACATTTGGTCATATTTTTCCGACCAAATCAAAACCTGGGCTGCCGCCGCAAGGGACTGACGCTCTTTTTCAAGTGGTGCAATCCGTGTCGATTCCGGTCCTCGCCATCGGCGGGATCACAGCCGAAAATATTGACTTGGTTTTGGCCACCGGATGTGCCGGAATTGCCGTAATCGGCGCCATTTCGGATGACAAAGACCCGCAGACAGCCGCCGGAAAACTGAAAGCGCGCATGAATGCCAGCCCTTATCGACCCAAACATGCATTTATAAAGAAGTAG
- a CDS encoding GntR family transcriptional regulator: MPFPIVRKNGIPLYVQVKESVLAEIKSGQWKAGDKLPTERELSEKLNVSRNTVSQAYQELEAEGVLTSIQGRGTFVCDRDGAVLIENRKELLLKIIDVALEEGLQLGFTIDEFVEMTELRAEEKKEFLNKVQVVFIECNREQLDYFAKRLQFGSGVNILPVLLDEFRNKQDEFLPAIDSADLVITTFFHYDEVKGLVQNHNQVLAIALDPQLETIVKIARIPAGKRVGLVCRSDNFASKVLLALKNAGLDMQIDVSVVADQDELVQFVADHDVLIVSPGRRREVETLSNRRREIIEFIYKPDVASINLLRAALIDIRRK; this comes from the coding sequence ATGCCATTTCCGATTGTTCGTAAGAACGGTATTCCGCTATACGTGCAAGTTAAAGAATCTGTGTTGGCAGAAATCAAGAGCGGACAGTGGAAAGCGGGCGATAAACTGCCCACAGAACGTGAACTCTCCGAAAAGCTGAATGTAAGCCGCAATACCGTTAGCCAAGCTTACCAAGAATTGGAAGCAGAAGGCGTTTTGACATCGATCCAGGGGCGAGGCACATTTGTTTGTGACCGAGATGGCGCCGTTTTGATTGAGAACCGTAAAGAACTTCTGCTAAAGATTATTGATGTAGCTTTGGAAGAAGGTTTACAGCTTGGGTTCACGATCGACGAATTTGTCGAGATGACCGAACTGCGGGCGGAAGAAAAGAAAGAATTTCTGAACAAGGTGCAGGTTGTATTTATTGAATGCAACAGAGAACAATTGGATTACTTTGCGAAACGGCTTCAGTTTGGATCCGGCGTAAACATTCTTCCGGTCTTACTGGATGAATTTCGCAACAAACAGGATGAATTCCTGCCCGCGATTGATTCGGCTGACCTTGTGATTACCACTTTCTTTCATTATGATGAAGTGAAAGGGCTTGTGCAAAATCACAATCAGGTATTGGCGATTGCACTCGACCCTCAGCTGGAAACAATTGTCAAGATCGCACGTATTCCCGCTGGAAAACGTGTAGGTTTGGTATGCCGTTCGGACAATTTTGCCAGTAAAGTGCTGTTGGCCCTGAAAAATGCCGGTCTCGACATGCAAATTGATGTTTCTGTTGTGGCAGATCAGGACGAACTGGTGCAATTTGTCGCAGATCACGACGTACTAATCGTCTCACCCGGTCGCCGTCGCGAAGTGGAAACACTTTCCAACCGACGCCGTGAAATCATTGAATTTATATACAAACCAGATGTCGCTTCTATTAATTTGTTGCGCGCCGCGCTGATTGATATTCGACGCAAATAA
- a CDS encoding 3D domain-containing protein, giving the protein MDIPIWRIALLTAVTLVSLSSNPHAVAKAPKTRLSAATATTPSCVMYQVQESDNVWKILRRFTIDFDQLKLVNPQLDTGHLQPGQHLKIPMGRNLPDAIQPTMATQDRQAISRSGKTFRFNKKLDCTLTAYTAGPESTGKRPGDPGYGITFCGKRAAEGRTVAVDPQTIPIGSQLYIEGIGFRTAEDTGGAVKGSHIDVFFEDINTAIQFGRQKGIPVYVLETSN; this is encoded by the coding sequence ATGGACATCCCCATATGGCGGATTGCTCTGTTAACCGCAGTGACACTTGTGTCCCTGTCGAGCAATCCCCATGCTGTTGCCAAAGCACCTAAAACGAGGCTTTCGGCAGCAACTGCAACAACACCTTCGTGTGTGATGTATCAAGTACAGGAAAGTGATAATGTATGGAAAATTTTACGGCGGTTTACGATTGATTTTGACCAACTGAAACTCGTAAACCCTCAACTGGATACAGGCCATTTACAACCGGGACAACATTTGAAAATACCGATGGGTCGAAATTTGCCGGATGCCATTCAACCCACAATGGCAACGCAAGACCGTCAGGCGATCTCGCGAAGCGGGAAAACATTTCGCTTTAATAAAAAACTGGATTGTACACTGACAGCCTATACGGCAGGACCTGAATCAACCGGCAAACGGCCGGGCGATCCGGGCTACGGAATTACGTTCTGCGGCAAGCGAGCTGCTGAGGGCAGGACTGTTGCAGTGGACCCGCAAACCATCCCGATCGGCAGCCAGCTTTATATAGAAGGAATCGGATTTCGAACAGCTGAAGATACGGGCGGTGCTGTAAAAGGTTCGCACATAGATGTTTTCTTTGAGGACATCAACACCGCCATTCAGTTCGGAAGGCAAAAAGGGATTCCTGTTTACGTTCTTGAGACGTCAAATTAA
- the thiO gene encoding glycine oxidase ThiO codes for MRKTFDVCIIGGGIIGTAIAYYTARKGLRPLILERSTFGSQSTQAAGGMLGAQVETNTPDPLFQFAVQSRAMFQDLQAELKELSGYDIELQTAGMIRLAVSEEDRASLLAKQEWQTQFGQRAEWMEDADIRKMAGDLFGATYGGLFLPDDLQVRSMAMLQALLAGARKLGAEVQEHTEVINFLQEGGRVIGVETGNGPFYADQTVLAAGAWSGLISRRIGLDLPVFPVKGQSILAKASSPITPFTVFTHGTYFVPKISGHLYIGATMEQVGFDKTHTLQGINRILTDATRILPSIKQLGIHSTLVGLRPGSADGLPYIGSIEGIEGLHVASGHLRNGILLAPLTGLVVSELLTGQPVSVDLTPFSISR; via the coding sequence ATGCGGAAAACATTTGATGTATGCATTATCGGCGGCGGTATTATTGGCACTGCAATCGCCTATTATACAGCCAGAAAAGGGCTGCGCCCGCTGATTCTCGAACGCAGCACGTTTGGCAGTCAATCGACACAAGCGGCAGGCGGCATGCTTGGCGCACAAGTGGAAACAAATACGCCAGATCCACTTTTCCAGTTTGCTGTACAAAGCCGCGCGATGTTTCAAGATCTGCAGGCAGAGTTAAAGGAACTGTCCGGGTATGATATCGAACTACAAACCGCAGGTATGATTCGGCTCGCTGTATCGGAAGAGGATCGCGCCTCCCTGCTTGCCAAACAGGAATGGCAAACACAGTTTGGGCAACGGGCCGAATGGATGGAAGATGCGGATATACGAAAAATGGCCGGCGATTTGTTTGGCGCAACATATGGCGGACTGTTCCTGCCGGACGATCTGCAGGTGCGCAGTATGGCGATGCTTCAGGCACTGCTCGCAGGCGCCCGCAAATTGGGAGCAGAGGTACAGGAACATACGGAAGTGATCAATTTTCTGCAGGAAGGCGGACGGGTAATTGGGGTAGAAACTGGCAACGGGCCATTTTACGCAGATCAAACCGTGCTGGCCGCAGGCGCCTGGTCGGGCCTGATAAGCAGGCGAATCGGCTTGGATTTGCCCGTTTTCCCGGTTAAAGGACAGTCAATTTTGGCGAAAGCCTCTTCTCCGATCACTCCGTTTACTGTATTTACGCATGGAACCTACTTCGTGCCAAAGATCTCGGGACATCTTTACATCGGCGCTACGATGGAGCAGGTGGGTTTCGACAAAACGCATACGCTGCAGGGCATCAACCGCATATTGACAGATGCCACGCGCATCCTGCCGTCCATTAAACAGTTGGGTATTCACTCCACTCTGGTCGGACTTCGTCCCGGATCTGCCGACGGACTGCCTTATATCGGTTCTATCGAAGGCATTGAAGGATTGCATGTCGCCTCCGGTCATTTACGAAACGGGATTTTGCTTGCGCCGCTGACCGGTCTGGTTGTATCGGAACTGCTGACCGGCCAACCTGTAAGCGTTGACTTGACACCTTTTTCAATAAGTCGGTAG
- a CDS encoding glycerophosphodiester phosphodiesterase, translated as MIIGHRGASAYAPENTFSAFKLAQKLGCHGLEFDVQLTRDGVPIVIHDETLDRTTNHVGQVSNFLWKEIQLIDAGLWKGEQWRGERIPALEDVLTECKGMYLNIELKNSKIAYPGLEETIVRLIERYCDIGNVIVSSFNHSSLQQIKKLAPHIQTGVLYERQPKDAVSYIKNLGGTAAHPNFRFVKKEQVDAFHQEGISVSTWTVNSLRDLKAAIRSGVDRIITNYPDRLRDLLQLTEA; from the coding sequence ATGATCATTGGTCATCGCGGCGCTTCTGCTTATGCGCCGGAAAATACATTTTCTGCATTTAAATTGGCTCAAAAACTAGGGTGCCACGGATTGGAGTTTGACGTTCAACTCACTCGTGATGGAGTGCCAATTGTCATACATGACGAAACATTGGACCGTACGACCAATCATGTCGGACAGGTGTCCAACTTTTTGTGGAAGGAAATCCAATTGATCGATGCAGGCCTTTGGAAGGGAGAACAGTGGCGGGGTGAACGGATACCTGCTTTGGAAGATGTGTTAACAGAGTGTAAGGGGATGTATTTGAATATAGAACTGAAAAACTCGAAAATCGCTTACCCGGGATTGGAAGAAACTATAGTCCGTTTGATCGAACGATACTGCGATATTGGCAATGTGATCGTTTCCTCGTTTAATCACTCCTCGCTGCAACAAATTAAAAAACTGGCGCCTCATATCCAGACGGGTGTTCTGTATGAGCGTCAACCGAAGGACGCCGTCTCTTATATCAAAAATCTGGGGGGGACGGCTGCCCATCCAAATTTTCGATTTGTAAAAAAGGAACAGGTAGATGCATTTCATCAAGAAGGGATTTCGGTGTCAACCTGGACGGTGAACAGCCTTCGCGATTTGAAGGCCGCGATCCGATCGGGCGTCGATCGAATCATTACCAATTACCCTGACCGGTTGCGAGATTTGTTGCAACTTACAGAAGCGTAA
- the hepT gene encoding type VII toxin-antitoxin system HepT family RNase toxin, whose product MFITDQHRKQIRQFFAEMDRHIDVLEKLTALPRQQFMSDVILQSAAERSLHLALECATDVGNLIIDALIMRDPSSYEDIIQVLADEKLFPSEFADFFMQVVKFRRVLAHDYLERDVAQLYQMVVDHAGDFRRFQEYVSEYVEL is encoded by the coding sequence TTGTTTATCACGGATCAGCATCGGAAACAGATTCGCCAATTTTTCGCGGAAATGGACCGTCATATCGATGTGTTGGAAAAACTGACTGCGCTGCCCCGTCAGCAGTTTATGTCAGATGTGATCCTGCAATCGGCGGCAGAACGATCTTTGCATTTGGCGCTGGAATGTGCAACAGATGTAGGGAACCTGATTATTGATGCGTTGATTATGCGGGACCCCAGTTCCTATGAGGATATTATACAGGTGTTAGCTGACGAGAAGCTGTTTCCGAGTGAGTTTGCCGACTTTTTTATGCAGGTAGTGAAATTCCGGCGTGTATTGGCACACGACTATTTGGAGCGGGATGTAGCTCAGTTGTATCAAATGGTGGTGGATCATGCGGGTGATTTTCGTCGGTTTCAAGAGTATGTGAGCGAGTATGTAGAGCTTTAA